In Capillimicrobium parvum, a genomic segment contains:
- a CDS encoding TetR/AcrR family transcriptional regulator — MAVRSLVGEHPEVEPLLGPRAGGQSARLLEAMTRVVGEQGYAAATVADAVKAARVSRGTFYALFASKEACFLEAYRHGVDVLVERIEAAVQAEPGDWRDKLRAAMRAYLAELDAEPRFARAHLFEIHVAGPAAGAARDAALWRFAERYRATFSAAAGGPAPKSDDAFFALAAGIDQLVCARLREGASLPSLEDSLVNCAVQLGVPTAASADAG; from the coding sequence GTGGCGGTCCGCTCACTCGTCGGCGAGCATCCCGAGGTCGAGCCTCTCCTGGGCCCGCGCGCCGGCGGGCAGTCCGCACGCCTGCTCGAGGCGATGACGCGCGTCGTGGGCGAGCAGGGCTACGCGGCTGCGACGGTCGCGGACGCGGTGAAGGCCGCGCGCGTGTCGCGCGGCACGTTCTACGCGCTGTTCGCCTCCAAGGAGGCGTGCTTCCTCGAGGCCTACCGCCACGGCGTCGACGTCCTCGTCGAGCGCATCGAGGCGGCGGTGCAGGCCGAGCCCGGGGACTGGCGGGACAAGCTGCGCGCCGCGATGCGCGCATACCTCGCCGAGCTCGACGCCGAGCCGCGCTTCGCCCGCGCGCACCTGTTCGAGATCCACGTCGCCGGCCCGGCCGCCGGCGCGGCCCGCGATGCCGCGCTGTGGCGCTTCGCCGAGCGCTACCGGGCGACCTTCTCGGCCGCCGCCGGCGGCCCCGCGCCGAAGTCCGACGACGCGTTCTTCGCGCTCGCCGCCGGCATCGACCAGCTCGTCTGTGCGCGCCTGCGCGAGGGCGCGTCGCTGCCGTCCCTCGAAGACTCCCTTGTCAACTGCGCCGTGCAGCTAGGGGTGCCGACCGCCGCCTCCGCCGATGCAGGGTGA